One window of the Candidatus Phycorickettsia trachydisci genome contains the following:
- a CDS encoding glycosyltransferase family 32 protein encodes MFLRYLIFLLYINTALAQYNNLLDVDFIQSLTDGDEGAKELIQKNPNNLKILKEQYDSRKPSLMPYSETPLIPKVMHHVWDGDLNPIYRNYLEECKKIHPDWEFKFWSDKDIRELNLENQDLYDKSRNYAGRSDIARYEILYRFGGVYRDIDVKCYRPIDDLNHKYDFFAPIEFPTNYWQVVLNNGIIGARPNHPVLKSTLEFIRTHFDERWKAFDEGEEKIVNKISMMVARTSMLPLTDGFIKEYEHNDKSIALPASYFWALSNIKYHTIWATLKYMISGNNFDSPSAFKSLKPETLMYHNFIKEEIYSTGFDYASGIYDPQIKRFIKSLNNSEKRTFNVFKQVYNEHAPSAVRGVKKSKMPEVIHFIIFDNEELKELQSHLQDWQIRNAAFEFNIWTKDKIFNTFSELNIEIPDNLKEQYRFYIALNILEKFGGAYANYSVIPHRPIFDLNNKYNFYAGLMPIINSNAQLLFSQKMIGSSPNHIILSKTLEQVKLKDLSTLENINRTLVTQTYKNIYLYDDIGARNIVFPAGYFEPFAKLDDDSLMDKLTRFIFREERAFSTLPNFAVLQ; translated from the coding sequence ATGTTTTTGCGTTATTTGATATTTTTACTTTATATAAACACTGCTTTAGCGCAGTATAATAATCTTCTTGATGTTGATTTTATTCAATCTCTGACAGATGGAGATGAGGGAGCAAAAGAACTAATCCAAAAAAATCCAAATAATCTTAAGATCTTAAAGGAGCAATATGATTCTAGAAAACCTTCTTTGATGCCTTACTCAGAAACACCTTTAATACCTAAAGTTATGCATCACGTTTGGGATGGAGATTTGAATCCTATTTATAGAAATTATCTGGAAGAATGCAAAAAAATTCATCCTGATTGGGAATTTAAGTTTTGGAGTGATAAAGACATAAGAGAATTAAACCTAGAAAATCAAGATTTATATGATAAATCGCGAAATTATGCTGGGCGTTCCGACATAGCAAGATATGAAATTTTATATAGATTTGGAGGGGTTTATAGAGATATAGATGTGAAATGTTATAGGCCAATAGACGACTTAAATCATAAATATGATTTTTTTGCGCCGATTGAATTTCCTACAAATTATTGGCAGGTAGTACTCAATAACGGAATCATAGGAGCCCGTCCTAACCATCCTGTTTTAAAATCTACACTTGAATTTATTAGGACTCATTTTGATGAACGTTGGAAAGCATTTGACGAAGGAGAGGAAAAAATTGTGAACAAGATATCTATGATGGTTGCAAGGACTTCAATGTTGCCACTGACTGATGGATTTATAAAAGAATATGAACATAACGATAAATCAATAGCATTACCTGCCAGCTATTTTTGGGCTCTTTCTAATATCAAATATCACACAATATGGGCAACTCTAAAATACATGATTTCAGGTAATAATTTTGATTCTCCTTCAGCTTTCAAATCATTAAAACCTGAAACTTTGATGTATCATAACTTTATCAAGGAGGAAATTTATTCTACAGGGTTTGATTACGCAAGCGGAATATATGATCCTCAAATAAAACGTTTTATTAAGTCTTTAAATAATTCTGAAAAAAGAACATTTAATGTTTTTAAGCAAGTTTATAATGAACATGCTCCATCAGCGGTACGAGGAGTTAAAAAGAGTAAAATGCCCGAAGTAATACATTTTATAATTTTTGATAATGAAGAATTAAAAGAGCTTCAGAGTCATCTACAAGACTGGCAGATACGTAATGCTGCTTTTGAATTTAATATTTGGACTAAGGATAAAATTTTCAACACTTTTAGTGAATTAAATATTGAAATTCCTGATAATCTTAAAGAACAATATAGGTTTTACATAGCCTTAAATATTTTAGAAAAATTTGGGGGTGCATATGCAAATTATTCTGTGATACCTCATAGACCTATATTCGATCTAAATAATAAATATAATTTCTATGCAGGACTAATGCCTATAATAAATAGTAATGCGCAACTTTTATTTTCACAAAAAATGATAGGTTCAAGTCCTAATCATATAATATTGTCTAAAACTTTAGAGCAAGTAAAATTAAAAGACTTATCTACCTTAGAGAATATAAATAGGACTTTAGTAACTCAAACATATAAAAACATATACCTATACGATGATATAGGCGCTAGAAATATTGTATTTCCAGCAGGTTACTTTGAGCCCTTTGCAAAATTAGATGACGATTCCTTAATGGATAAGTTAACTAGATTCATATTTAGAGAAGAAAGAGCTTTTTCTACACTTCCTAATTTTGCCGTATTACAGTGA
- a CDS encoding glycosyltransferase, with protein MFYLIFLFSVLSNISLAEPYNNILDVDFFKAITDNDKVATKYLQKNLPDYNLMKSIYETKKPSKMLYSEKPLIPKVMHQIWFGGDIPALYLHYLNECKILHPNWEFKIWNVKDINDLKLEYQGLYDNARSYAGRADIARYEILYRFGGVYRDMDVKCYKPIDDLNHKYDFFVPIEFPTVDWQMVFNNGIIGSKPGHPILKTTLDLIRTEFDKHWKDFDSGDEPIGKLSIMISKSSMLPLKDAFVTHVTLEDKAIAFPPTYFWSLARMKYHTFWSGLKYMIWKDSQDLPSAFHELKPETLMHHNLLKEEILSSTFEYGNGMYDPQVKRFIQNLKGFDAVKFRSFKQLYDDHKPSKIGCNQKGRMPYSVHFVVFDKEELKILEKNLINWKLQNADFEFYIWDKDKIASEFKDLSVSVPNNLQENFRFYLGLRILEKFAGAYADYKAIPHAPIFELNNKHTFYVGLMPFTSKDSKIRFSQKLIGISPNHPILIETLKQIDPKNLSTLEKINEILVDKTYEKAYLYDAVNSRNITLPAVYFEPFAKLENESFSNKLSRFVFRTTKAFSKLTDFVVIE; from the coding sequence ATGTTTTATCTTATTTTTTTGTTTTCTGTATTAAGCAATATATCTCTTGCTGAGCCTTATAATAATATTTTAGATGTAGATTTCTTTAAAGCTATAACTGATAACGACAAGGTAGCGACTAAATACTTACAAAAAAATCTCCCTGATTATAATTTAATGAAGAGTATTTATGAGACTAAAAAACCATCGAAGATGCTTTATTCTGAAAAGCCTCTTATACCAAAAGTGATGCATCAAATATGGTTTGGTGGTGATATACCCGCCTTGTATTTACATTACTTAAATGAATGTAAAATATTGCACCCGAATTGGGAATTCAAAATATGGAATGTAAAAGATATTAATGACCTCAAATTAGAATATCAAGGTTTATACGATAATGCTAGAAGTTATGCTGGACGAGCTGATATAGCAAGATATGAAATTTTATATAGATTTGGAGGAGTATATAGAGATATGGATGTTAAATGCTATAAACCTATAGATGATCTGAATCATAAATATGATTTTTTTGTTCCGATTGAATTTCCTACAGTCGATTGGCAGATGGTATTCAACAATGGAATTATAGGATCAAAACCTGGTCATCCAATTTTAAAAACGACTCTTGATCTAATACGTACTGAATTTGATAAACATTGGAAAGATTTTGATTCAGGAGATGAACCAATAGGAAAACTTTCTATAATGATTTCCAAATCTTCTATGCTACCTCTGAAGGATGCATTTGTTACTCATGTGACTTTAGAAGATAAAGCTATTGCATTCCCTCCAACATATTTTTGGTCTCTGGCGAGAATGAAATATCATACATTTTGGAGTGGTTTGAAATATATGATTTGGAAAGATAGTCAAGATTTGCCTTCCGCATTTCATGAGTTAAAACCTGAGACTTTAATGCATCACAACTTGCTCAAAGAAGAAATTTTATCATCAACTTTTGAATATGGAAATGGCATGTATGATCCACAAGTTAAAAGATTTATTCAAAATCTCAAAGGATTTGATGCTGTCAAGTTTAGAAGCTTTAAGCAACTATATGATGATCATAAACCTTCTAAGATAGGATGTAATCAAAAAGGTAGAATGCCTTATAGTGTGCATTTTGTGGTTTTTGATAAAGAAGAATTAAAAATTTTGGAAAAAAATCTTATCAATTGGAAACTTCAAAATGCAGATTTTGAGTTTTATATTTGGGATAAAGACAAAATTGCTTCCGAGTTTAAAGATTTAAGCGTAAGTGTACCAAATAATTTGCAAGAAAATTTTAGGTTTTATTTGGGCTTAAGAATTTTAGAGAAATTCGCTGGAGCATATGCCGATTATAAGGCAATACCTCATGCACCTATTTTTGAATTAAATAATAAACATACGTTTTATGTTGGTCTTATGCCTTTTACAAGTAAAGACTCAAAAATTAGGTTTTCGCAAAAGCTTATAGGAATCAGCCCGAATCACCCTATTCTCATTGAAACCTTAAAGCAAATTGATCCAAAAAATTTATCGACTTTAGAGAAAATAAATGAAATTTTGGTAGATAAAACCTATGAAAAAGCATACCTATATGATGCTGTCAATTCTAGGAATATTACTCTGCCTGCAGTTTATTTTGAGCCGTTTGCGAAGTTAGAAAATGAGTCATTTTCTAATAAGTTATCCAGGTTTGTGTTTAGAACAACAAAGGCTTTTTCAAAACTAACAGATTTTGTGGTAATAGAATAA
- a CDS encoding glycosyltransferase → MFYLIFLFSLLNYVSVAEPYNNILDVKDFVKSVTDGNEVAIKYLKQNPENFKFFQEQYELKKPSKMPYSEKPLIPKVMHHIWDGDLTPLYAHYLNECKVLHPDWEFKIWGAKDIADLKLEYQNLYDKARNYPGRSDIARYEILYRFGGVYRDIDVKCLRPIDDLNHKYDFFAPIEFPMTDWQGVLNNGIIAARPKHPILKSTLDVISKNSEQYWEEFDQGNAKIDLYQNIVAKVSMLPLTDGFKQQSQSGDKSVALPASYFWGLGQVKYHSFFTGLRYMISKDSSEVISAFNSIKPETLMNHNYSKQEIFVSNFDYATNMHDPQLKRFFRSLSKADQRIIKSFKQAYDSVKPSYVNWNKKNKIPEVLYFLVFDDKEKEKLEENLPNWKVLNADLEIQIWDKKRLGDNFKELDISIPKDLEECFRFFVGLKILEKFGGNYADFRAYPRKPLFELSNKYNFYAGLMPLTKLNSQVLFSQKLIGASPNHPIISKTLATTDLKDLSLLEEINAKLVRQAHTNLYLYDEVSARNIILPAVYFEPLAKLEKDSFWDRAYRFIFRIPRAFSKLTDFVVVE, encoded by the coding sequence ATGTTTTATCTTATTTTTTTATTTTCTTTATTGAACTATGTATCTGTTGCTGAGCCTTATAATAATATTTTAGATGTAAAAGATTTTGTAAAGTCTGTCACTGATGGAAATGAAGTTGCGATTAAATATTTAAAGCAAAATCCTGAAAATTTTAAGTTCTTCCAAGAACAATACGAACTTAAAAAACCCTCTAAGATGCCTTATTCTGAAAAACCTCTTATACCTAAGGTGATGCATCATATTTGGGATGGTGATCTAACTCCCTTATATGCTCATTACTTAAATGAGTGTAAGGTATTACATCCAGACTGGGAATTTAAGATATGGGGAGCAAAAGATATTGCTGATCTTAAATTAGAGTACCAAAATCTATATGATAAAGCTAGAAATTACCCTGGAAGATCTGATATTGCGAGGTATGAAATTTTGTATAGATTTGGGGGAGTTTATAGAGATATAGATGTTAAATGTTTAAGGCCAATAGATGATCTTAACCACAAATATGATTTTTTTGCTCCAATTGAATTTCCTATGACCGATTGGCAAGGAGTACTTAATAATGGCATTATAGCAGCTAGACCCAAACATCCTATCTTAAAATCAACTCTTGATGTCATAAGTAAAAATTCGGAGCAATATTGGGAAGAATTTGACCAAGGTAATGCTAAAATAGATCTTTATCAAAATATAGTAGCTAAGGTCTCTATGTTACCTCTTACCGATGGATTCAAACAACAAAGTCAGTCTGGTGATAAATCTGTTGCGCTGCCTGCATCATATTTTTGGGGATTGGGGCAGGTAAAATATCATAGCTTTTTTACAGGATTAAGATATATGATATCTAAAGATAGTAGCGAAGTTATTTCTGCATTTAATTCAATAAAGCCAGAAACTTTAATGAACCATAATTATTCTAAACAAGAAATTTTTGTATCAAATTTTGATTATGCTACCAATATGCACGATCCGCAGCTTAAAAGATTTTTCCGAAGTTTGTCAAAAGCAGATCAAAGAATTATAAAAAGTTTCAAACAAGCATATGATTCTGTCAAACCTTCATATGTAAACTGGAACAAAAAAAATAAAATTCCTGAAGTCCTTTATTTCCTTGTTTTTGATGATAAAGAAAAAGAAAAATTAGAAGAAAATTTACCTAATTGGAAAGTCTTAAATGCTGATCTAGAGATACAAATCTGGGATAAAAAAAGGTTAGGAGATAATTTTAAGGAATTAGATATTTCTATACCTAAGGATTTAGAAGAGTGCTTTAGATTCTTTGTTGGCTTAAAGATTTTAGAAAAATTCGGAGGCAATTATGCTGATTTTAGAGCCTATCCAAGAAAACCCTTGTTCGAGCTGAGTAATAAGTATAATTTTTATGCAGGATTGATGCCTTTAACTAAATTAAACTCTCAAGTTTTGTTTTCCCAAAAATTAATAGGAGCAAGTCCAAATCATCCAATTATTTCTAAAACTTTAGCAACAACAGATTTAAAGGACCTGTCTCTTTTAGAAGAAATAAATGCAAAATTAGTACGGCAGGCCCATACAAATCTTTACCTTTATGACGAAGTGAGTGCTCGTAATATTATTTTGCCAGCAGTATACTTCGAGCCATTAGCAAAGTTGGAAAAAGACTCTTTTTGGGACAGGGCTTATAGGTTTATTTTCAGAATACCTAGAGCTTTTTCAAAATTAACAGATTTTGTGGTAGTAGAATAA
- a CDS encoding glycosyltransferase, with protein MLLRLTVLFLILNRFSFAVPYNNVIDVDFIQSMTDGNEVATKFLKQNAVNYEFLKNTYEAKKPSKMPYLDKPLIPKVMHHVWDGDLPPLYQNYFDECKKLHPDWEFKFWSDEDIRSLNLENQDLYDKSRDYAGRSDIARYEILYKFGGVYRDLDVKCLRPIDDLNHKYDFFAPIEYPITYWPAVINNGIIGANAGHPVLKRTLDIIRQNYDTQWEVFDLGNEKTADELYMMVAKVSMLPLTQSFIEQTKPDDKSIALPASYFYGISNVSYYTFWEDVKSIMQNRSPDFSTAFRFFKPETLMHHNVKKEEIFSSDFFEGNCFKDPQIKSFLDSLSKPNKRKLKSFLHVYNDLYPSKISFNKVSKITQVLHFVIFDRAELKILETNLDDWKMQNAAFEFKIWDQDKIKSEFKEFDNSDNFRFYIGLKILEKFGGSYADYRSKPHKPIFELNNKYNFYAGFMPLIDKDSKISLSQKLIGASPKHPIISSTLSKVNSENLFQINDVLTAQAYEKIYLYNEVNAKNIVFPAIYFEPFADLPKDTLWNKIYRFIFRIPKAFSKLTDFVVVE; from the coding sequence CTTTTACGTTTAACTGTTTTGTTTTTGATATTAAATAGATTCTCTTTCGCTGTTCCTTATAACAATGTTATTGATGTAGATTTTATCCAATCTATGACGGACGGCAATGAAGTTGCTACCAAATTTTTAAAACAAAACGCTGTTAATTATGAATTTTTGAAAAATACCTATGAGGCTAAAAAGCCTTCTAAAATGCCTTATCTAGATAAACCCTTAATTCCTAAAGTAATGCATCATGTTTGGGATGGTGATCTGCCTCCTTTATATCAAAATTATTTTGATGAATGTAAAAAACTTCACCCAGATTGGGAATTTAAGTTTTGGAGCGACGAGGATATTAGATCTCTTAACTTAGAAAATCAAGATCTATATGATAAATCTAGAGATTACGCTGGTAGGTCCGATATTGCAAGGTACGAAATTTTGTATAAATTTGGTGGTGTTTATAGGGATTTGGATGTTAAATGTTTAAGGCCTATAGATGATTTAAATCATAAATATGATTTTTTTGCTCCGATTGAATACCCTATCACTTATTGGCCTGCGGTAATAAATAATGGCATCATTGGAGCCAATGCAGGTCATCCCGTATTAAAAAGAACCCTTGATATTATTCGCCAAAACTATGATACACAATGGGAAGTATTTGATTTAGGAAATGAAAAAACTGCTGACGAATTATATATGATGGTAGCAAAAGTATCAATGCTCCCACTAACTCAAAGCTTTATAGAGCAAACTAAACCCGATGACAAATCCATAGCATTACCTGCGAGTTATTTTTATGGTATATCCAATGTCTCATACTATACATTTTGGGAAGATGTTAAATCAATCATGCAAAACCGCTCTCCAGATTTTTCTACAGCTTTTCGTTTTTTTAAACCCGAAACCTTGATGCACCATAACGTCAAAAAAGAAGAAATATTTTCATCAGATTTTTTTGAGGGCAATTGTTTTAAAGATCCTCAAATTAAGAGTTTTTTAGATAGTTTATCTAAACCTAATAAAAGGAAATTGAAAAGTTTTTTGCATGTATATAATGATTTGTATCCTTCAAAAATTTCGTTCAATAAAGTTAGCAAAATAACGCAAGTGCTACATTTTGTAATTTTTGACAGAGCTGAATTAAAGATTTTAGAAACTAATCTTGATGATTGGAAAATGCAAAACGCTGCCTTTGAATTTAAAATTTGGGATCAAGATAAAATAAAATCAGAATTCAAAGAATTTGATAATAGTGATAATTTCAGATTTTATATAGGTTTAAAAATTCTTGAAAAATTTGGTGGCAGTTATGCCGATTATAGAAGCAAACCCCATAAACCAATATTTGAGCTAAATAATAAGTATAATTTTTACGCAGGATTTATGCCGTTGATTGATAAAGATTCAAAAATATCGCTTTCTCAAAAATTAATAGGAGCAAGTCCAAAACATCCTATTATTTCTAGTACGCTTAGTAAGGTTAATTCGGAAAATTTATTTCAAATTAATGACGTTCTAACAGCACAAGCTTATGAAAAAATTTATCTATATAATGAGGTAAATGCAAAAAATATAGTTTTTCCTGCCATTTATTTTGAACCGTTTGCTGATTTACCGAAGGATACTTTGTGGAATAAGATCTATAGGTTTATTTTCAGGATACCTAAGGCTTTTTCAAAATTAACGGATTTTGTAGTAGTAGAATAA